The following proteins are encoded in a genomic region of Burkholderia pyrrocinia:
- a CDS encoding copper resistance D family protein codes for MKFDSLWIGQVALAALMDAALAMAIGSALLKAWLGKDGARPVIAPSHPAWLRAQHSLVAAALALVLADLGWLVYEAATMSGAGLGGAFAAIPTVLVQTHTGFAWSVAFAGAVVLAIVALAKPDGRGAHAVLWLAVIVVAAGKASLGHAADTGALSAAVGVQTLHLLATAVWGGLVLAGGLAVLPALGSSVARGSLIRIGRQLSRTSIFAVVFVLGTGALNAVRGLGGSLAALDGSTWGRVLLLKLLLVVLALVLGGLNRFSALPRLRRTASTEDAHTFRNILHLEGLTMIGVFVAAAVLSFSVPGFAALG; via the coding sequence ATGAAGTTCGACAGCTTGTGGATCGGGCAGGTCGCGCTCGCGGCGCTGATGGACGCCGCGCTCGCGATGGCGATCGGCTCGGCGCTGCTCAAGGCGTGGCTCGGCAAGGACGGCGCGCGGCCGGTCATCGCGCCTTCGCATCCCGCATGGCTGCGCGCGCAACATTCGCTGGTCGCGGCGGCGCTGGCGCTCGTGCTCGCGGATCTCGGCTGGCTCGTCTACGAGGCCGCGACGATGAGCGGCGCGGGGCTCGGCGGCGCCTTCGCCGCGATCCCGACCGTGCTGGTGCAGACGCACACGGGCTTCGCGTGGAGCGTCGCGTTCGCCGGCGCGGTGGTGCTCGCGATCGTCGCGCTGGCGAAGCCGGACGGCCGGGGCGCGCACGCGGTGCTGTGGCTCGCGGTGATCGTGGTCGCGGCCGGCAAGGCATCGCTCGGCCATGCGGCCGATACGGGCGCGCTGTCCGCGGCGGTCGGCGTGCAGACGCTGCACCTGCTCGCGACGGCCGTGTGGGGCGGCCTCGTGCTCGCGGGCGGGCTCGCGGTGCTGCCGGCGCTCGGTTCGTCGGTCGCGCGCGGTTCGCTGATCCGCATCGGCCGGCAACTGTCGCGTACGTCGATCTTCGCGGTCGTATTCGTGCTCGGGACGGGCGCGCTCAATGCAGTGCGCGGGCTCGGCGGCTCGCTCGCGGCGCTCGACGGCAGCACGTGGGGGCGCGTGTTGCTGCTGAAGCTGCTGCTCGTCGTGCTCGCGCTCGTGCTCGGCGGGCTGAACCGCTTCTCGGCGCTGCCGCGCCTGCGCCGCACCGCGTCGACCGAGGACGCGCACACGTTCCGCAACATCCTGCATCTCGAAGGGCTGACGATGATCGGCGTGTTCGTCGCGGCCGCCGTGCTGTCGTTCAGCGTGCCGGGGTTCGCGGCGCTCGGCTGA
- a CDS encoding c-type cytochrome translates to MESRVSSRRLFRPLLAVLLIGGAGLMSAAQAQTKPTEQAAQQAPLKAPDTMAERVRGCTACHGVHGQGTDNDYFPRLAGKPAEYLYNQLVNFRDGRRKYPPMNYLLTYLNDDYLREIAEHFSAERPPYPTPAKSMLPAATLARGKQLVTQGDPSRKLPACVACHGAGLTGMQPAIPGLVGLHADYLSAQLGAWRSGNRHAKAPDCMHDIASKLSDEDVTAVTAWLAAQPAPANPVPAPARSMKTPLACGSEPQ, encoded by the coding sequence ATGGAGTCCCGTGTGTCTTCAAGACGCCTCTTCCGTCCGCTGCTCGCCGTTCTGTTGATCGGCGGAGCGGGCCTTATGAGCGCTGCCCAAGCGCAGACCAAGCCCACGGAGCAAGCCGCCCAGCAAGCGCCGCTCAAGGCACCCGATACGATGGCCGAGCGCGTGCGCGGCTGTACTGCATGCCATGGCGTCCACGGCCAGGGCACGGACAACGACTACTTCCCGCGTCTTGCCGGCAAGCCGGCCGAGTACCTGTACAACCAGCTCGTCAACTTCCGTGACGGCCGGCGCAAGTACCCGCCGATGAACTACCTGCTGACGTACCTGAACGACGATTACCTGCGCGAGATCGCCGAGCACTTCTCGGCCGAGCGTCCGCCGTACCCGACGCCGGCGAAGTCGATGCTGCCGGCCGCGACGCTCGCGCGCGGCAAGCAGCTCGTCACGCAGGGCGATCCGTCCCGCAAGCTGCCGGCCTGCGTGGCCTGCCACGGCGCAGGGTTGACCGGCATGCAGCCGGCGATCCCGGGCCTCGTCGGCCTGCACGCCGATTACCTGAGCGCACAGCTCGGCGCATGGCGCTCGGGCAACCGCCACGCCAAGGCACCCGACTGCATGCATGACATCGCATCGAAGCTTTCCGACGAAGACGTGACGGCCGTGACCGCATGGCTCGCAGCACAACCGGCGCCCGCCAACCCCGTGCCGGCCCCGGCGCGTTCGATGAAGACTCCGCTCGCCTGCGGCAGCGAACCGCAATAA
- a CDS encoding c-type cytochrome: MKRKSLFALSAVAIVAAVALVPVLWPGNDTLHGASAVAATPADQAALIKKGEYLARVGDCIACHTVRGGKSFAGGLPMATPFGTMYTPNITPDDQNGIGKWTSDDFYRAMHSGRSKDGSLLYPGFPFASYTKVTRADSDAIYAYLRSVAPVSVPSRPHELKFPFNNRNLLIGWRTLFFKEGEYKPDPTKSVEWNRGAYLVEGLGHCSMCHTSINMMGGPVSSSAFAGGLIPLQNWYAPSLTNDKELGLGDWHVQELSDLLQAGVSHKGAVFGPMADVVHNSLQYMSDEDTRAMSTYLKSIPQKAEAPKNMQYEPSKQFGNTLFDQGKKIYADNCATCHAATGSGKPPAYPPLAGNHSIVMESAVNPIRMVLNGGYPPSTFKNPRPYGMPPFAQSLSNQEVAAVVTYIRMSWGNNGTPISPQQVSDLRSAPLD, translated from the coding sequence ATGAAACGCAAGTCCCTGTTTGCACTCTCGGCTGTCGCGATCGTCGCGGCCGTCGCCCTCGTCCCGGTCCTGTGGCCGGGCAACGACACGCTGCACGGCGCCTCCGCCGTCGCGGCCACGCCGGCCGACCAGGCCGCGCTGATCAAGAAGGGCGAATACCTCGCGCGCGTCGGCGACTGTATCGCGTGCCACACCGTGCGCGGCGGCAAGTCGTTCGCGGGCGGCCTGCCGATGGCCACGCCGTTCGGCACGATGTACACGCCGAACATCACGCCGGACGACCAGAACGGCATCGGCAAGTGGACGTCGGACGACTTCTACCGCGCGATGCACTCGGGTCGCTCGAAGGACGGCAGCCTGCTCTACCCGGGCTTCCCGTTCGCGAGCTACACGAAGGTCACGCGCGCCGATTCGGACGCGATCTACGCGTACCTGCGCTCGGTCGCGCCGGTGTCGGTACCGAGCCGTCCGCACGAACTGAAGTTCCCGTTCAACAACCGCAACCTGCTGATCGGCTGGCGCACGCTGTTCTTCAAGGAAGGCGAGTACAAGCCGGATCCGACGAAGTCGGTCGAATGGAACCGCGGCGCGTACCTCGTCGAAGGCCTCGGCCATTGCTCGATGTGCCATACGTCGATCAACATGATGGGCGGCCCGGTGAGCTCGTCGGCGTTCGCCGGCGGCCTGATCCCGCTGCAGAACTGGTATGCGCCGTCGCTGACGAACGACAAGGAACTCGGCCTCGGCGACTGGCACGTGCAGGAGCTGTCCGACCTGCTGCAGGCCGGCGTGTCGCACAAGGGCGCGGTGTTCGGCCCGATGGCGGACGTGGTCCACAACAGCCTGCAGTACATGAGCGACGAAGATACGCGCGCGATGTCGACGTACCTGAAGTCGATCCCGCAGAAGGCTGAAGCGCCGAAGAACATGCAGTACGAGCCGTCGAAGCAGTTCGGCAACACGCTGTTCGACCAGGGCAAGAAGATCTACGCGGACAACTGCGCGACCTGCCACGCCGCAACCGGCTCCGGCAAGCCGCCCGCTTATCCGCCGCTCGCGGGCAACCACTCGATCGTGATGGAATCGGCAGTCAACCCGATCCGCATGGTGCTGAACGGTGGCTATCCGCCGAGCACGTTCAAGAATCCGCGTCCGTACGGGATGCCGCCGTTCGCACAATCGCTGTCGAACCAGGAGGTTGCGGCGGTCGTTACGTACATCCGCATGTCGTGGGGCAACAACGGTACGCCGATCTCGCCGCAACAGGTGAGCGACCTGCGTTCCGCTCCGCTCGACTGA
- a CDS encoding DEAD/DEAH box helicase produces MSFASLGLAEPLVRAVNELGYTSPTPIQSQAIPAVLGGGDLLAGAQTGTGKTAGFTLPILQRLHTFYAENHNAKRAVRALILTPTRELAAQVEESVRAYGKYLKLRSTVMFGGVSINPQIDALRRGVDIVVATPGRLLDHMQQKTIDLSNLDILVLDEADRMLDMGFIHDIKRVLAKLPPRRQNLLFSATFSDEIKALADSLLDSPALIEVARRNTTAESIAQKIHPVDRDRKRELLTHLIREHNWFQVLVFTRTKHGANRLAEQLTKDDISAMAIHGNKSQSARTRALAEFKNSTLQVLVATDIAARGIDIDQLPHVVNFDLPNVPEDYVHRIGRTGRAGATGEAVSLVCVDEKQLLRDIERLIKREIPQEVIAGFEPDPNVKPEPIQLRRGQQQPRSGGGGGGGNRQPRAGGSGQPAAKREGNAQPKASQQKAAKPRTQGGAGGTGGRPAGGGNSARPASGNAAHANRNRSSRSGQRGH; encoded by the coding sequence ATGTCTTTCGCATCCCTCGGCCTGGCCGAACCGCTCGTCAGGGCGGTCAACGAGCTGGGCTACACATCGCCTACGCCGATCCAATCGCAGGCGATTCCTGCCGTGCTCGGCGGCGGCGACCTGCTCGCCGGTGCGCAAACCGGCACGGGCAAGACCGCCGGCTTCACGCTGCCGATCCTGCAACGCCTCCACACGTTCTACGCCGAAAACCACAACGCGAAGCGCGCGGTACGCGCGCTGATCCTCACGCCGACGCGCGAACTCGCCGCCCAGGTCGAGGAAAGCGTGCGTGCGTACGGCAAGTACCTGAAGCTGCGCTCGACCGTGATGTTCGGCGGCGTCAGCATCAATCCGCAGATCGATGCGCTCAGGCGCGGCGTCGACATCGTCGTCGCGACGCCGGGCCGCCTGCTCGATCACATGCAGCAGAAGACGATCGACCTGTCGAATCTCGACATCCTCGTGCTCGACGAAGCCGACCGGATGCTCGACATGGGCTTCATCCACGACATCAAGCGCGTGCTCGCGAAGCTGCCGCCGCGCCGCCAGAACCTGCTGTTCTCGGCGACCTTCTCCGACGAGATCAAGGCGCTTGCCGACAGCCTGCTCGACTCGCCCGCGCTGATCGAAGTCGCACGCCGCAACACGACCGCCGAGAGCATCGCGCAGAAGATCCACCCGGTCGATCGCGACCGCAAGCGCGAACTGCTCACGCACCTGATCCGCGAACACAACTGGTTCCAGGTGCTCGTGTTCACGCGCACGAAGCACGGCGCGAACCGGCTCGCCGAGCAGTTGACGAAGGACGACATCAGCGCGATGGCGATCCACGGCAACAAGAGCCAGTCGGCACGCACGCGCGCGCTGGCCGAGTTCAAGAACAGCACGCTGCAGGTGCTCGTCGCGACCGATATTGCCGCGCGCGGGATCGACATCGATCAATTGCCGCACGTCGTCAACTTCGACCTGCCGAACGTGCCCGAGGATTACGTGCACCGGATCGGCCGCACGGGCCGCGCGGGCGCGACCGGCGAAGCCGTGTCGCTCGTGTGCGTCGACGAGAAGCAGCTGCTGCGCGACATCGAGCGGCTGATCAAGCGCGAGATTCCGCAGGAAGTGATCGCGGGCTTCGAACCCGATCCGAACGTGAAGCCGGAGCCGATCCAGTTGCGCCGCGGGCAGCAGCAGCCGCGCAGCGGTGGCGGTGGTGGCGGCGGCAATCGCCAGCCGCGCGCGGGCGGCTCAGGCCAGCCGGCCGCAAAACGCGAAGGCAACGCGCAACCGAAAGCGTCGCAGCAGAAGGCCGCGAAGCCGCGCACGCAAGGCGGCGCCGGCGGTACTGGCGGACGCCCGGCGGGCGGCGGCAACAGCGCACGCCCCGCGAGCGGCAACGCCGCGCACGCGAACCGCAACCGTTCGTCGCGCAGCGGCCAGCGCGGTCACTGA
- a CDS encoding ferritin-like domain-containing protein yields the protein MDTKTTHVMPWRIEDIDLNRIDRQRAAANEDLLLLLCASSFIESGSDLYTSNLSEFFNDDPEVSEWLNNVWEHEELQHGRALKAYIAHVWPEFDWDAAFANFFAEYSKTCLVEAFEKTRALEMVARCVVETGTATLYRAINECSDEPVLKEITDNIRTDEVRHYKHFFKFFKKYNQLEGNGRLAVLGALMRRVMEIKNEDSEIALRHVFAIRYPDRVGDSQYNRERVARISSLVRHNLSADMCVKMLLKPLDLPAKIQPGIHYPLTKITRHVFLR from the coding sequence ATGGACACTAAAACGACGCATGTCATGCCGTGGCGAATCGAGGACATCGACCTGAACCGGATCGATCGTCAGCGTGCCGCCGCGAACGAGGATCTGCTGCTGCTGCTGTGCGCGTCGTCGTTCATCGAAAGCGGCTCGGATCTCTACACGAGCAATCTGAGCGAATTCTTCAACGACGATCCTGAAGTATCCGAGTGGCTCAACAATGTATGGGAGCACGAAGAATTGCAGCACGGCCGCGCGCTGAAGGCGTACATCGCGCACGTGTGGCCCGAGTTCGACTGGGATGCCGCATTCGCAAATTTCTTTGCCGAGTATTCGAAGACCTGCCTGGTCGAGGCGTTCGAGAAGACCCGCGCGCTCGAGATGGTCGCGCGCTGCGTCGTCGAGACGGGCACGGCCACGCTCTATCGCGCGATCAACGAATGCTCGGATGAGCCCGTGTTGAAGGAAATTACCGACAACATCCGTACCGACGAAGTGCGTCACTACAAGCACTTCTTCAAGTTCTTCAAGAAGTACAACCAGCTCGAAGGCAATGGCCGGCTCGCGGTGCTCGGCGCGCTGATGCGCCGCGTGATGGAAATCAAGAACGAGGATTCCGAGATCGCGCTGCGCCACGTGTTCGCGATCCGCTATCCCGATCGCGTCGGCGACAGCCAATACAACCGCGAGCGCGTCGCGCGCATCAGTTCGCTCGTGCGGCACAACCTGTCGGCCGATATGTGCGTGAAGATGCTGCTCAAGCCGCTCGACCTGCCCGCGAAGATCCAGCCGGGCATCCACTATCCGCTCACGAAGATCACGCGGCACGTATTCTTGCGCTGA
- a CDS encoding gamma-glutamyltransferase family protein, with product MTGFNWHNPYPTTRIPVFARNVVSTSHPLAAQAGLRMLWKGGNAVDAALAAAAAITVVEPVSCGLGGDAFALVWDGERLSGLNASGVAPAAWNVDYFRKRHGEDAHGIANKPTRGWDTVTVPGVIAGWEALHAKFGSLPFADLLEPAIEIAERGYAVPPIVAHKWAAAVPALQGLPGFAETFMPRGRAPLVGERVCLPGHAQTLRTLAQDGARAFYEGALAERIAAFSRAGGGAMTEADLRAYRPEWVEPIGKRFGRHTIHEIPPNGQGIAALIALGIAEHAGVTEWPVDSVDSQHLQIEAMKLAFADVYRYVADPRAMEVTPEQMLDDAYLAERAKQIDPARATHFGAGRPHSGGTIYLSAADERGMMVSFIQSNYMGFGSGLVVPGTGIALQNRGHGFSMDPASPNVVAGGKRPFHTIIPAFVTEEVDGRTEAAMSFGVMGGDMQPQGHLQTVVRMLGYGQQPQAACDAPRWKVNRDFTLDVEATMNRATVDALAARGHTIKSIDDPYMDFGSGQFIWRLDRDDRERGYVAASDSRRDGLAAGF from the coding sequence ATGACTGGCTTCAACTGGCACAACCCGTATCCGACGACCCGTATTCCGGTGTTCGCGCGCAACGTCGTGTCGACGTCGCACCCGCTCGCGGCGCAGGCCGGGCTGCGAATGCTGTGGAAGGGCGGCAACGCGGTCGACGCGGCGCTGGCCGCCGCGGCCGCGATCACGGTCGTCGAGCCCGTGTCGTGCGGGCTCGGCGGCGACGCGTTCGCGCTCGTATGGGACGGCGAGCGGCTGTCCGGGCTGAACGCGTCGGGCGTCGCGCCGGCCGCGTGGAACGTCGACTATTTCCGCAAGCGCCACGGCGAGGATGCGCATGGCATCGCGAACAAGCCGACGCGCGGCTGGGATACCGTCACCGTGCCGGGCGTGATCGCTGGCTGGGAAGCGCTGCACGCAAAGTTCGGTTCGCTGCCGTTCGCGGACCTGCTCGAGCCGGCGATCGAGATCGCGGAGCGCGGCTATGCGGTGCCGCCGATCGTCGCGCACAAGTGGGCGGCCGCCGTGCCCGCGCTGCAGGGGCTGCCGGGTTTCGCGGAGACCTTCATGCCGCGCGGCCGGGCGCCGCTCGTCGGCGAACGCGTGTGCCTGCCCGGTCATGCGCAGACGCTGCGCACGCTTGCGCAGGACGGCGCCCGCGCGTTCTACGAGGGCGCGCTCGCCGAGCGCATCGCCGCGTTTTCCCGCGCAGGCGGCGGCGCGATGACCGAAGCCGACCTGCGTGCGTACCGGCCGGAATGGGTCGAGCCGATCGGCAAGCGCTTCGGCCGTCATACGATTCACGAGATTCCGCCGAACGGGCAGGGCATCGCCGCGCTGATCGCGCTCGGGATCGCCGAGCATGCGGGCGTGACGGAATGGCCCGTCGATTCGGTCGACTCGCAGCATCTGCAGATCGAGGCGATGAAGCTCGCGTTCGCGGACGTCTATCGCTACGTCGCCGATCCGCGCGCGATGGAAGTCACGCCCGAGCAGATGCTCGACGACGCGTATCTCGCCGAACGCGCGAAGCAGATCGATCCCGCGCGCGCGACGCACTTCGGCGCCGGCCGGCCGCATTCGGGCGGCACGATCTACCTGTCGGCGGCCGACGAGCGCGGGATGATGGTGAGCTTCATCCAGTCGAACTACATGGGCTTCGGTTCGGGGCTCGTCGTGCCCGGCACCGGCATCGCGCTGCAGAACCGCGGGCACGGCTTCTCGATGGATCCGGCTTCGCCGAACGTCGTCGCGGGCGGCAAGCGGCCGTTCCATACGATCATCCCGGCATTCGTGACCGAGGAGGTCGACGGCCGCACCGAGGCCGCGATGAGCTTTGGCGTGATGGGCGGCGACATGCAGCCGCAGGGCCACCTGCAGACCGTCGTGCGGATGCTCGGCTATGGGCAGCAGCCGCAGGCCGCATGCGATGCGCCGCGCTGGAAGGTCAACCGTGACTTCACGCTCGACGTCGAGGCGACGATGAATCGCGCGACGGTCGACGCGCTTGCCGCGCGCGGCCATACGATCAAGTCGATCGACGATCCTTACATGGATTTCGGTTCGGGGCAGTTCATCTGGCGTCTCGACCGCGACGATCGCGAGCGCGGCTATGTGGCCGCGAGCGACAGCCGGCGCGACGGTCTGGCGGCCGGTTTCTGA
- a CDS encoding DeoR/GlpR family DNA-binding transcription regulator translates to MTRDPRLTLNARQQELLEWVQRDGFVTVDDLAAHFAVTPQTIRRDVNWLADLNLLRRYHGGASLPTSSENVSYTARQRMFHDEKRCIAALAASHIPDQASLFINLGTTTEEVARALNRHHGLHVITNNLNVASMMSGYPDCEVLITGGIVRPWDKGIVGELAIDFIRQFKVDYAIIGTSAIEADGTLRDFDTREVRVAEAIMQHARTVYLVADHSKVGRPALVRQGHLSQVHALFTDKPLPPEMADTVAAAGTQVYVAE, encoded by the coding sequence ATGACCCGAGATCCCCGCCTCACCCTCAACGCGCGTCAGCAGGAACTGCTCGAATGGGTGCAGCGCGACGGCTTCGTGACCGTCGACGATCTCGCCGCGCACTTCGCGGTGACCCCGCAGACGATCCGCCGCGACGTGAACTGGCTCGCCGACCTGAACCTGCTGCGCCGCTACCACGGCGGCGCGAGCCTGCCGACCAGCTCGGAGAACGTGTCGTACACGGCGCGCCAGCGGATGTTCCACGACGAGAAGCGGTGCATCGCGGCACTCGCCGCGTCGCACATCCCCGACCAGGCGTCGCTGTTCATCAACCTCGGCACGACGACCGAGGAAGTCGCGCGCGCGCTGAACCGCCACCACGGGCTGCACGTGATCACGAACAACCTGAACGTCGCGTCGATGATGAGCGGCTACCCCGACTGCGAGGTGCTGATCACCGGCGGCATCGTGCGGCCGTGGGACAAGGGCATCGTCGGCGAGCTCGCGATCGACTTCATCCGGCAGTTCAAGGTCGACTACGCGATCATCGGCACGTCGGCGATCGAGGCCGACGGCACGCTGCGCGACTTCGATACGCGCGAGGTACGCGTCGCCGAGGCGATCATGCAGCACGCGCGCACGGTCTACCTCGTGGCCGACCATTCGAAGGTCGGCCGTCCCGCGCTGGTGCGCCAGGGCCACCTGAGCCAGGTGCACGCGCTCTTCACCGACAAGCCGCTGCCACCCGAGATGGCCGACACGGTGGCGGCCGCCGGCACTCAGGTGTACGTCGCGGAATGA